The following are encoded together in the Tribolium castaneum strain GA2 chromosome 3, icTriCast1.1, whole genome shotgun sequence genome:
- the peb gene encoding ras-responsive element-binding protein 1 isoform X1: MMFERGCDFLVNFSRHKRNFEMQGVLFMPQNPQQGSPPPNNALVTDITMEVEPESTKQSPTNQSTQSDSGIFSATNTTATMDPCDTDNRSDCSSPERKYVCPICDTMLTSQHEFTLHIRSHNNETEAQDDKGFTCRICFKVLSSSSSLDRHVLVHSGERPFHCRYCGDTFTTNGNMHRHMRTHSHKADNYESDASTDSGSSKSTEFNNNKVESKKRKLEASDHANKRTENASDCESQFYKCPVCERTDFDSIVALEAHLEDNHPDYPAKCGQCNQLFQNNKLLTIHRNTVHSSGNKRHTVAGFKDLTFVDFSSEKFPYIARYECEKNLHTASDGLTFQCKTCTRAFPCSSSLEIHQKDCQNQYNGLDLTKTQVSDKEIRRNEFFARLNLQDNSPEKFVPPPQISETSTKLRQQLLAKVMTNDSKDLADIQSIISMTTNGSLLQQLQTKSDLAQQETQRSEQEEESQDLFAVEFRKMKLRGEFPCRLCTAVFPNLRALKGHNRAHLNGNNNGMYRCNMCPHSSIDKAALIRHMRTHNGDRPYECSLCNYAFTTKANCERHLRNRHAKTTREEVKKAIIYHPSEDPTNEDLNKLAEPRKSDLVPTPEKHKPEIAPLIPTLLKETLNVPLPKEPPLFSNIIRSENLKSLKEHRTNGQFSPYLPPYNFTPKPTNVSTPHSKIQVKNLEELKEPSDLEEEQEEEPMNLVLDLSKKKEVKPEVPQDLSKKTPPLQMRDLFAQQLLKTPPKIDPATLYASIYRNTFPGFPGWPLNPLLFSSLQTPVLPPESDMKERLQRFQFCGGSMISDNFRMQTPIELKKTEPLSLNVEANFGDNYKLQSPVAKPDLTQSPNSVKMVIKNGVLMPKQKQRRYRTERPFTCEHCSARFTLRSNMERHIKQQHPQFWSQRQRGVSNPGRKSQMKSYCDLSIPNYEVPKSQDYDDTKEHMEEKLKFAILAQHLRVGQEVKKDDDEDGALVIDENAEKAEKTEDSRCYETGFERSKILEEKLLELRAKQIKSEKVKNEEDLVPVSRLLDNASQQQFKEYFKREGEEPEVGGASEEDEEGLVASGSTSEGNISGTDENKSESETAAPAKKKSAYSMAPNRVSCPFCSRKFPWSSSLRRHILTHTGQKPFKCSHCPLLFTTKSNCDRHLLRKHGNNATTITNDAVNNNTNYLMRNVPERPFKCSNCPSSTFSTYSNLKKHISCKHSGDDIKAQGYEAGSSEDEKLPTNESKTDWDEGKKSEVQNNVVQNSDLPFKCHLCDGSFGERQDALDHIKDKHYAEYDLLMSKNALDNNATTPEEGGHHEDEENDMRGKFPDYSNRKVICAFCMRRFWSAEDLRRHMRTHTGERPFSCDICRRRFTLKHSMLRHRKKHNVNFDSEIVGSDDDNNAPNFAKTENNNTQKEESDGNEGSDLISKLLGIRDRSIIDKVLTASADDAAKLLGVKNGEKE; this comes from the exons AACGTAATTTCGAAATGCAAGGGGTGCTCTTCATGCCGCAGAATCCACAGCAGGGCTCGCCGCCGCCAAACAACGCTCTAG TAACCGACATTACCATGGAGGTAGAACCCGAATCAACGAAACAATCCCCAACGAACCAAAGCACCCAAAGCGACTCTGGCATCTTCTCCGCCACCAACACCACCGCCACCATGGACCCCTGCGACACCGACAACCGCAGCGACTGCAGCTCCCCCGAGCGCAAATACGTCTGCCCGATCTGCGACACCATGCTGACCTCCCAGCACGAGTTCACCCTCCATATCCGATCTCACAACAACGAAACGGAGGCCCAGGACGACAAGGGCTTCACCTGTCGCATTTGCTTCAAAGTGCTAAGTTCCAGCTCGAGCCTGGACCGCCACGTGCTGGTCCACAGCGGCGAACGCCCCTTCCATTGCCGCTACTGCGGCGACACCTTCACCACCAACGGAAACATGCACCGACACATGCGGACACATTCCCACAAAGCGGACAACTACGAATCCGACGCCAGCACCGACAGCGGAAGCTCCAAAAGCACCGAATTCAACAACAACAAAGTCGAATCGAAAAAACGCAAGCTGGAGGCGAGCGACCACGCGAATAAGCGAACGGAGAACGCGAGCGATTGCGAAAGCCAGTTCTACAAGTGCCCGGTTTGCGAACGCACCGACTTTGACTCGATTGTGGCGCTGGAAGCGCACCTGGAGGACAATCACCCGGATTATCCCGCCAAATGTGGGCAATGCAACCAACTCTTCCAAAACAACAAACTCCTAACTATCCATCGGAACACTGTACATTCCAGCGGGAATAAAAGACACACAGTTGCCGGGTTCAAAGACTTGACTTTTGTCGACTTTTCCAGCGAGAAGTTTCCATATATCGCGCGGTACGAATGCGAGAAAAACCTACACACGGCTTCCGACGGACTCACTTTCCAGTGCAAGACCTGCACACGGGCGTTTCCCTGCTCCAGCTCGCTGGAAATCCACCAGAAAGACTGCCAGAACCAATACAATGGGCTTGACTTGACCAAGACGCAAGTCTCCGACAAGGAAATCCGGCGGAACGAGTTTTTCGCCAGATTGAACCTTCAGGACAATTCGCCGGAAAAGTTCGTCCCTCCGCCACAGATCAGCGAAACTTCGACCAAACTCCGACAGCAACTTTTGGCGAAAGTTATGACCAATGACTCGAAGGATCTGGCGGACATCCAGTCCATTATTTCGATGACTACGAACGGTAGTCTCTTGCAACAACTCCAGACCAAGAGCGATTTGGCGCAACAAGAGACTCAAAGGTCGGAACAAGAGGAGGAATCTCAGGATTTGTTCGCCGTGGAGTTTCGCAAAATGAAGCTCCGGGGCGAGTTCCCGTGCCGTCTCTGCACGGCGGTTTTCCCGAATCTGAGGGCCTTAAAAGGGCACAATAGGGCCCATCTTAATGGTAATAACAATGGGATGTATCGCTGCAACATGTGCCCACACTCATCCATCGATAAAGCGGCGCTGATCAGACACATGAGGACCCATAATGGGGACAGACCGTACGAATGCTCTCTCTGTAACTACGCTTTCACCACCAAGGCCAATTGTGAGCGGCACTTGAGGAACAGACACGCCAAGACAACACGTGAGGAGGTCAAGAAAGCTATAATCTATCACCCGTCGGAAGACCCCACCAAtgaggatttaaacaaacTGGCGGAACCACGCAAAAGTGACTTGGTACCAACCCCTGAGAAACACAAACCTGAGATAGCGCCCCTAATTCCCACTTTACTCAAGGAGACACTCAATGTCCCCCTCCCTAAGGAACCTCCCCTTTTCTCAAACATCATCCGGAGCGAGAATTTGAAAAGTTTGAAGGAACACAGGACTAATGGGCAATTTTCGCCCTATTTGCCGCCTTACAACTTCACACCAAAACCTACAAACGTCTCAACCCCCCATTCAAAAATCCAGGTCAAGAACCTGGAGGAGCTGAAGGAGCCCTCCGACTTGGAGGAGGAGCAGGAGGAGGAACCAATGAACTTGGTCCTTGATTTGAGCAAGAAGAAAGAGGTCAAGCCGGAAGTACCGCAAGACCTGTCAAAGAAAACCCCCCCGTTGCAAATGCGCGATTTATTCGCCCAACAGTTACTCAAAACTCCGCCAAAAATCGACCCTGCAACTCTCTACGCCTCGATTTACCGCAACACCTTCCCGGGATTCCCCGGCTGGCCTTTAAACCCGCTCCTGTTTTCCTCCCTCCAGACCCCGGTACTCCCCCCGGAGTCGGACATGAAGGAGCGCTTGCAGCGCTTCCAGTTCTGCGGCGGCTCCATGATCAGTGACAACTTCAGGATGCAAACCCCCATCGAACTGAAGAAAACCGAGCCTTTGAGTCTCAACGTGGAGGCGAACTTTGGCGACAACTACAAGTTGCAAAGTCCGGTCGCGAAGCCCGACCTCACCCAGTCGCCCAATTCGGTCAAGATGGTGATCAAGAACGGGGTTTTGATGCCGAAGCAGAAACAGAGGCGGTATCGGACCGAACGTCCCTTCACCTGCGAGCATTGCTCGGCTAGGTTTACGTTAAGGTCGAACATGGAGAGACACATCAAGCAGCAGCATCCCCAGTTTTGGTCGCAGCGCCAGAGAGGCGTGAGCAACCCGGGGCGCAAAAGCCAGATGAAGAGTTACTGTGATCTCAGTATACCAAACTACGAAGTACCAAAGAGTCAGGATTATGACGATACCAAAGAACACATGGAGGAGAAGTTGAAGTTTGCGATTCTGGCGCAGCATTTGAGGGTCGGGCAGGAGGTGAAGAAGGACGATGATGAGGATGGGGCGCTTGTGATCGACGAGAATGCCGAGAAGGCCGAAAAGACTGAGGATAGTAGGTGTTACGAGACGGGGTTTGAACGGAGTAAGATTCTCGAGGAGAAGTTGCTAGAGTTGCGTGCGAAGCAGATCAAGTCGGAGAAGGTGAAGAATGAGGAGGATTTGGTGCCGGTGTCCAGGCTTCTGGATAATGCGTCACAACAACAGTTCAAGGAGTATTTCAAGAGAGAGGGCGAGGAGCCGGAGGTTGGAGGAGCGAGTGAGGAGGATGAGGAAGGGCTAGTGGCCAGTGGGAGCACGAGCGAAGGGAACATCTCAGGAACGGACGAAAATaa ATCCGAGTCGGAGACCGCCGCCCCCGCCAAGAAGAAGTCCGCCTACTCCATGGCCCCCAACCGCGTGAGCTGCCCCTTCTGCAGCCGCAAATTCCCGTGGAGCTCTTCGTTGCGCCGCCACATCCTCACCCACACCGGCCAGAAGCCGTTCAAATGCAGCCACTGTCCTCTCCTCTTCACCACCAAGTCCAACTGCGACCGCCACTTGCTGCGCAAACACGGCAACAACGCCACCACCATCACCAACGACGCCGTCAACAACAACACCAACTATCTGATGCGCAACGTGCCCGAACGCCCCTTCAAGTGCTCCAACTGCCCCAGCAGCACCTTCTCCACCTACTCCAACCTGAAGAAGCACATCAGCTGCAAGCACTCCGGCGACGACATCAAGGCCCAAGGCTACGAAGCCGGCAGTTCCGAGGACGAGAAACTGCCAACAAACGAGTCCAAAACCGACTGGGACGAGGGCAAAAAATCCGAAGTCCAGAATAACGTGGTGCAGAATTCCGATCTACCGTTCAAGTGCCATTTGTGCGATGGCTCGTTTGGGGAGCGTCAAGATGCATTGGACCACATCAAGGACAAGCATTACGCAGAGTACGACCTGCTAATGTCCAAAAATGCGCTAGATAACAACGCCACAACCCCCGAAGAAGGGGGCCACCATGAGGACGAGGAGAACGACATGAGGGGGAAATTCCCGGATTATTCCAACAGGAAGGTGATTTGCGCCTTCTGCATGCGTCGCTTCTGGTCGGCGGAGGATCTCAGAAGGCACATGAGGACCCACACGGGGGAGCGCCCCTTCAGCTGTGACATATGCCGGCGCAGATTCACCCTCAAGCATAGCATGTTGCGCCACCGAAAGAAACACAACGTGAACTTCGACAGCGAAATCGTCGGAAGCGACGACGATAACAACGCCccaaatttcgcaaaaacgGAAAATAACAACACCCAGAAAGAGGAGTCGGACGGGAACGAGGGTAGCGACTTGATTAGTAAGTTATTAGGGATCAGGGATAGGTCTATAATTGATAAGGTTCTGACGGCGTCTGCCGACGACGCCGCCAAGCTCCTAGGAGTCAAAAACGGGGAGAAAGAATAG